The following are encoded together in the Streptomyces tsukubensis genome:
- a CDS encoding type III PLP-dependent enzyme domain-containing protein, which produces MVLDSVARRQTALRAAVRQGLVGPDSPVLALLDVEGIRATVRDLRAAFAGPAPVLHTFAVKASSLVPVLELLHSEGVGCEVASPGELALARAAGVPASRTVFDSPAKTVAELRDALAEGVAVNADNPQELARIDALVAERSAAGLATASTVGIRVNPQVGTGSIGAMSTATATSKFGVALRDEGAEDRVVTAFLDRPWLTRLHTHTGSQGVPLQLMAESVRIVYELAERINAAAGRHQVDSVDIGGGLPVNFESDEVTPSFASYAQLLRTTVPGLFDGRYTLVTEFGRSLLAKQGLIAAVVEYTKSAGGRRIAVGHAGAQVATRTAFVPDAWPLRVGAFDQRGEPKRGPESVQDVAGPCCFAGDLVARGRSLPELAPGDLVALYDTGAYYFSTHFQYNSLPRPAVHGFSLDERGEVEFALVRRAQGIAEILAESGAAQSGALTWRNSGQAGSGRGAGDDGKAREGASVHPAPTGR; this is translated from the coding sequence ATGGTTCTCGACTCCGTGGCACGCAGGCAGACGGCGCTCCGAGCGGCGGTACGGCAGGGCCTTGTCGGCCCCGACTCCCCGGTGCTCGCCCTGCTCGACGTGGAAGGGATCCGTGCCACCGTGAGGGATCTGCGGGCCGCGTTCGCCGGTCCCGCGCCCGTGCTCCACACGTTCGCCGTGAAGGCGTCCTCTCTGGTGCCTGTGCTCGAACTCCTCCACTCGGAGGGCGTGGGCTGCGAGGTGGCGAGCCCCGGTGAGCTCGCGCTCGCACGCGCCGCCGGCGTGCCCGCCTCGCGTACGGTCTTCGACTCACCGGCCAAGACCGTGGCAGAACTGCGCGACGCGCTCGCCGAGGGCGTCGCCGTCAACGCGGACAACCCCCAGGAACTGGCACGGATCGACGCGCTGGTGGCCGAGCGGAGCGCCGCGGGTCTCGCCACCGCCTCAACCGTCGGCATCCGCGTCAACCCCCAGGTCGGTACGGGCTCCATCGGCGCGATGAGCACCGCGACGGCGACCTCGAAGTTCGGGGTGGCGCTGCGCGACGAGGGCGCGGAGGACCGGGTGGTCACCGCCTTCCTCGACCGGCCGTGGCTGACCCGGCTGCACACCCACACCGGTTCGCAGGGGGTGCCGCTCCAGCTGATGGCCGAGTCCGTCCGGATCGTCTACGAACTGGCGGAGCGGATCAACGCGGCGGCCGGGCGCCATCAGGTCGACAGCGTCGACATCGGCGGCGGGTTGCCCGTGAACTTCGAATCCGACGAGGTGACGCCGTCCTTCGCCTCCTACGCACAGCTGCTGCGGACCACGGTGCCAGGGCTCTTCGACGGCCGGTACACCCTCGTCACCGAGTTCGGCAGGTCACTGCTGGCGAAGCAGGGGCTGATCGCGGCGGTCGTCGAGTACACCAAGTCGGCGGGCGGCCGGCGGATCGCCGTCGGGCACGCGGGCGCCCAGGTGGCCACGCGTACCGCGTTCGTACCGGACGCATGGCCCCTGCGGGTCGGCGCCTTCGACCAGCGCGGCGAACCGAAACGGGGCCCCGAGTCCGTGCAGGACGTGGCGGGGCCCTGCTGCTTCGCCGGGGACCTCGTGGCACGGGGTCGTTCCCTGCCCGAGCTGGCCCCGGGCGATCTGGTGGCGCTCTACGACACGGGGGCCTACTACTTCTCGACCCACTTCCAGTACAACAGCCTGCCGAGGCCCGCCGTCCACGGCTTCAGCCTCGACGAGAGGGGTGAGGTCGAGTTCGCTCTGGTGCGTCGGGCGCAGGGGATCGCGGAGATTCTCGCCGAGAGTGGCGCGGCCCAGAGCGGCGCCCTGACCTGGCGAAACTCCGGACAGGCCGGGTCCGGACGGGGCGCGGGGGACGACGGAAAGGCGCGGGAAGGTGCCAGCGTGCACCCGGCCCCGACTGGCCGGTAG
- a CDS encoding PucR family transcriptional regulator has protein sequence MSSPADPPPPPSDGAGAPGTGGVPAAPRRSPGPDPGGTGDGAPTLGDLLAAGAGEALEVVRAPAGRDVPVRGVGVYDAGETFAARDHVLVAVGVDTSSDAAAGVLRAAAHAGAAAVVMRRGARGPTRALLAAAAEVSAALVTRAPWIEWTELIALLRAGLSYRGGPGGEGPATDVALGDLPGLANAFAALVGGAITIEDPDSRVLAFSRTENGADPLRRLTILGQRVPRWRLAELTASGFLRTLWSTDDVVRRPAEERFPERLAIAVRAGEEVLGSLWAAADGAPLRPGAVEALREAARTAAPHLLHHRLRTRSGSTRRRQAVRALLDGAQDVTQPATVLGLAPDTACAVLTMTAWDTHERGRADAVADSAAPRTGAERALRLAALQATAHHPAAFTLHDDDLLEILLPLPSHPEAEARIGAGRPAPRTDAETGKARSDAATRARRLGTELAAAVRGAGSHPLVAVGPPRPDLAGAADSRREAHLVLRVLRAGLLASGGDREAARPPEVAEAEDVRAALDTLRVVDTVAALSPPVTGPARELISYDAEHRTDLARTLAVFLTRFGDVAAASRQLGVHPNTLRYRLRRLRTLFALDLDDPDVRLLAELGLRAAGLLSGLPGPKDREV, from the coding sequence ATGTCCTCACCCGCCGACCCACCTCCCCCACCGTCCGACGGGGCCGGTGCCCCTGGGACCGGTGGGGTACCCGCGGCTCCCCGGCGGTCCCCCGGCCCGGACCCGGGTGGCACGGGCGACGGTGCTCCCACGCTCGGCGACCTGCTCGCCGCGGGGGCGGGCGAGGCGCTGGAGGTGGTACGGGCACCGGCGGGACGGGACGTGCCGGTGCGGGGCGTGGGGGTGTACGACGCCGGTGAGACCTTCGCCGCACGTGATCACGTTCTGGTGGCCGTGGGTGTGGACACCTCATCGGACGCGGCGGCCGGCGTACTGAGGGCCGCCGCGCACGCAGGAGCCGCGGCAGTGGTGATGCGCAGGGGAGCGCGAGGGCCCACCCGGGCACTGCTGGCCGCTGCCGCCGAGGTGTCCGCCGCCCTGGTGACCCGCGCCCCGTGGATCGAGTGGACGGAACTCATCGCGCTGCTCAGGGCGGGGCTCTCCTACCGGGGCGGGCCGGGCGGCGAGGGGCCCGCCACCGATGTGGCCCTCGGTGACCTGCCCGGTCTCGCCAACGCCTTCGCCGCGCTCGTCGGCGGCGCCATCACGATCGAGGACCCCGACTCCCGGGTGCTGGCCTTCTCCCGGACGGAGAACGGCGCCGACCCGCTGCGCCGTCTCACCATCCTCGGCCAGCGGGTACCGAGGTGGCGGCTGGCCGAGCTGACCGCGAGCGGTTTCCTCCGCACCCTGTGGTCGACCGACGACGTCGTGCGCAGACCGGCCGAGGAACGGTTTCCCGAACGTCTCGCCATCGCCGTCCGCGCCGGCGAGGAGGTGCTGGGATCGTTGTGGGCCGCCGCCGACGGCGCGCCACTGCGCCCGGGTGCCGTGGAGGCGCTGCGGGAGGCCGCCCGTACCGCCGCGCCGCATCTGCTGCATCACCGGCTGCGGACCCGTTCGGGGTCCACCCGCCGCAGGCAGGCCGTCAGGGCCCTCCTCGACGGCGCCCAGGACGTGACACAGCCCGCCACCGTGCTGGGGCTGGCCCCCGACACGGCCTGCGCGGTACTGACCATGACCGCGTGGGACACGCACGAGAGGGGCAGAGCCGACGCGGTGGCGGACAGCGCCGCGCCCAGGACAGGCGCGGAGCGGGCGTTGCGGCTCGCGGCCCTACAGGCGACCGCGCACCATCCGGCCGCTTTCACGCTGCACGACGACGACCTGCTGGAGATCCTGTTGCCGCTCCCCTCGCACCCGGAAGCGGAGGCGCGGATCGGGGCCGGGCGTCCCGCGCCCCGCACGGACGCGGAGACGGGCAAAGCCAGGAGCGACGCCGCGACCAGGGCCCGACGGCTCGGGACGGAGCTGGCGGCCGCCGTACGCGGCGCGGGGAGCCACCCGCTCGTCGCCGTCGGGCCACCGCGCCCGGACCTCGCCGGGGCGGCGGACTCCCGGCGCGAGGCCCACCTGGTCCTGCGGGTGCTGCGCGCCGGACTGCTCGCCTCCGGCGGTGACCGGGAGGCCGCACGCCCTCCGGAGGTCGCGGAGGCGGAGGACGTACGGGCCGCTCTGGACACCCTGCGCGTGGTGGACACGGTGGCCGCGCTTTCGCCTCCGGTGACGGGGCCCGCGCGGGAGCTGATCTCGTACGACGCCGAGCACCGCACCGACCTGGCCAGGACCCTCGCTGTCTTCCTCACCCGGTTCGGCGACGTGGCCGCGGCCTCCCGGCAGCTCGGCGTACACCCGAACACGCTGCGCTACCGGCTGCGCAGGCTCCGTACCCTCTTCGCCCTGGACCTGGACGATCCCGACGTACGGCTCCTGGCCGAGCTGGGGCTGCGCGCGGCCGGACTGTTGTCGGGCCTGCCGGGCCCGAAGGACCGCGAGGTCTGA
- a CDS encoding SRPBCC family protein: MTTERFEVRRQIEADPSRVFALLTDPQGHVAIDSSGMLQSAEGETVARPGDTFLVHMDREALNDYPMGRYDVTVIITELEKDALIEWTISGTIQPPIRHLYGYRLEPSSTGTLVTSYYDWSEIDEQYREKGIFPVIPEAGLRATLGILARTVERSDSTGR; encoded by the coding sequence ATGACAACAGAGCGGTTCGAGGTGCGGCGGCAGATCGAGGCGGACCCCTCCAGGGTGTTCGCGCTGCTGACCGACCCCCAGGGGCATGTGGCGATCGACAGTTCCGGGATGCTCCAGTCCGCGGAGGGCGAGACGGTGGCGCGGCCGGGGGACACGTTCCTCGTGCACATGGACAGGGAGGCGTTGAACGACTACCCGATGGGCAGGTACGACGTCACCGTCATCATCACCGAACTGGAGAAGGACGCCCTCATCGAGTGGACGATCTCGGGCACCATCCAGCCCCCGATCAGGCACCTGTACGGCTACCGGCTCGAACCCAGCTCCACCGGCACCCTGGTGACCTCGTACTACGACTGGAGCGAGATCGACGAGCAGTACCGCGAGAAAGGCATATTCCCCGTCATCCCGGAGGCCGGACTGCGGGCGACGCTCGGCATTCTCGCGCGCACCGTCGAACGGAGCGACAGCACGGGGCGGTGA
- a CDS encoding PP2C family protein-serine/threonine phosphatase, which produces MTGDASGHGPDEYLLEELLTQAHAAAPMDLPALVSRFASAAGLERIDVYVVDLQQRSLVPMSEGPPALDIDSTYAGRAYRALALRIEETRGERLTAWLPLVDGVERLGVLGVRARSLDSTVLRRCRMLASVLAMVITSKRAYSDSFARRTRSKAMQLPAEMLRAFLPPRTIGNSEVVSTAVLEPAYELGGDAFDHSLTPSTLHAVILDAMGHNLASGLTTAVAMAGCRNARRDEADLPELVETIDTALARWLPDQYCTGILAQLDLSKGVLRWINCGHPPPLLIRDQRVLKAALERPGEPPMGTPAGLAGAHRTVHRQELRPGDRVLMYTDGVTEARIDDGAEFGLERFTDTIIRATAAGEPAPEALRQLIHTILEHQHDELRDDATLLLVEWSPQEM; this is translated from the coding sequence ATGACGGGCGACGCTTCCGGACATGGACCCGACGAGTACCTGCTGGAGGAGTTGCTGACCCAGGCGCACGCCGCCGCCCCGATGGACCTGCCCGCGCTGGTGAGCCGGTTCGCCTCGGCGGCCGGTCTGGAGCGGATCGACGTCTATGTGGTCGACCTGCAACAGCGATCCCTCGTTCCGATGTCGGAGGGCCCGCCCGCGCTCGACATCGACTCGACGTACGCGGGACGCGCGTACCGCGCTCTCGCGCTGCGGATCGAGGAGACGCGTGGCGAACGGCTGACGGCGTGGCTGCCCCTGGTCGACGGGGTGGAGCGGCTCGGCGTGCTGGGGGTGCGCGCCCGGAGTCTCGACTCCACCGTGCTGCGCCGCTGCCGCATGCTCGCCTCGGTGCTCGCCATGGTCATCACGTCGAAACGCGCGTACAGCGACAGCTTCGCCCGCCGTACCCGCTCCAAGGCCATGCAGCTTCCCGCCGAGATGCTGCGCGCCTTTCTGCCGCCGCGGACCATCGGCAACTCCGAGGTCGTCTCGACGGCGGTCCTGGAGCCCGCCTACGAACTCGGTGGCGACGCGTTCGACCACTCCCTGACCCCGTCGACGCTGCACGCGGTGATCCTGGACGCCATGGGCCACAATCTCGCCTCCGGACTGACGACCGCGGTCGCCATGGCGGGTTGCCGCAACGCCCGGCGCGACGAGGCGGACCTGCCCGAGCTGGTCGAAACCATCGACACGGCGTTGGCACGGTGGCTTCCCGACCAGTACTGCACCGGCATCCTCGCCCAGCTAGACCTCTCGAAAGGGGTGCTGCGCTGGATCAACTGCGGCCACCCGCCGCCCCTGCTCATCCGTGACCAGCGGGTGCTGAAGGCGGCGCTGGAGCGTCCGGGCGAGCCGCCGATGGGGACGCCCGCAGGTCTGGCGGGCGCCCACCGCACCGTGCACAGGCAGGAACTGCGTCCCGGCGACCGAGTGCTGATGTACACCGACGGTGTCACGGAGGCGCGCATAGACGACGGTGCCGAATTCGGCCTCGAACGGTTCACCGACACCATCATCCGCGCCACAGCGGCGGGTGAGCCCGCGCCCGAGGCGCTGCGCCAGTTGATCCACACCATCCTGGAGCACCAGCACGACGAGCTTCGGGACGACGCCACACTCCTGCTGGTCGAATGGTCCCCGCAGGAAATGTGA
- a CDS encoding HAD family hydrolase, with amino-acid sequence MKAVLFDFSGTLCRVEPVADWLRGTLRERGMSLTEEEFARQARALREAGALPGGPAPVAVPPELAQLWEARDRSAALHRAAYTALSRQVPLGDESLHDSLYDRHMRPEAWRPYPDALEVLSGLRDKGVPTAVVSNIGWDPRPVLRAHGLDRHIGAYVLSYEHGVQKPDAALFAVACRTLGVAPRDTLMVGDNRGADGGASALGCAVHFVDHLPVGERPAALLPVLALLG; translated from the coding sequence ATCAAGGCTGTGCTGTTCGACTTCTCGGGAACCCTGTGCCGCGTGGAACCGGTGGCCGACTGGCTCCGCGGAACCCTGCGGGAGAGAGGCATGTCCCTGACCGAAGAGGAGTTCGCCCGGCAGGCGCGGGCTCTGCGGGAGGCGGGTGCGCTGCCCGGCGGCCCCGCCCCCGTCGCCGTACCGCCCGAGCTGGCGCAGCTCTGGGAGGCCCGTGACCGGAGCGCCGCGCTCCACAGGGCGGCGTACACCGCTCTGTCCCGCCAGGTACCGCTGGGGGACGAGTCCCTCCACGACTCGCTGTACGACCGCCACATGCGACCGGAGGCCTGGCGCCCCTACCCCGACGCCCTGGAGGTGCTCTCCGGGCTGAGGGACAAGGGTGTGCCGACGGCCGTCGTCAGCAACATCGGCTGGGACCCGCGCCCCGTCCTGCGCGCGCACGGCCTCGACCGTCACATCGGCGCGTACGTGCTCTCCTACGAACACGGAGTGCAGAAGCCCGACGCGGCACTGTTCGCGGTGGCCTGCCGGACGCTGGGCGTCGCGCCTCGCGACACCTTGATGGTGGGCGACAACCGCGGGGCGGACGGGGGCGCGTCCGCCCTCGGCTGCGCGGTCCACTTCGTGGACCACCTGCCCGTGGGCGAGCGTCCCGCCGCGCTGCTGCCCGTACTCGCCCTGCTCGGCTGA
- a CDS encoding phosphatase PAP2 family protein: MQPAPLHSSTSPPRPGRLTPAASLLAAASVVLLVLVAAGWSAIEDFDASVSRPVHRWAVEHSGLTRAFRVLSDWVWDPWTMRALAVVVALWLLRRGERRTALWFAGACVGGSVVQQVVKSAVGRERPRWPDPVDSAHFAAYPSGHALTATVVLGLVLWLMSLYGAGSALWRTALVVAAVSVPGVGLTRIWLGVHWPTDVLGGWLLGGLIVLLTVLGHGRDPRGTPS, translated from the coding sequence ATGCAACCGGCTCCCCTTCATTCATCGACCAGCCCCCCGCGACCGGGGCGCCTCACGCCCGCCGCGTCGCTGCTGGCAGCGGCCTCGGTGGTGCTGCTCGTCCTGGTGGCGGCCGGCTGGTCAGCGATCGAGGACTTCGACGCGTCCGTCTCCCGCCCCGTTCACCGCTGGGCCGTCGAACACTCCGGCCTCACCCGGGCGTTCCGGGTGCTGAGCGACTGGGTGTGGGACCCGTGGACGATGCGGGCCCTCGCGGTGGTCGTCGCCCTCTGGCTGCTGCGGCGGGGCGAGCGCAGGACCGCGCTGTGGTTCGCGGGGGCCTGCGTCGGCGGTTCCGTGGTCCAGCAGGTGGTCAAGTCCGCCGTCGGCCGTGAGCGGCCCCGCTGGCCGGATCCGGTCGACTCGGCGCACTTCGCCGCCTACCCCTCGGGCCACGCGCTCACCGCGACCGTGGTGCTCGGACTGGTCCTGTGGCTGATGAGCCTGTACGGGGCGGGCTCCGCGCTGTGGCGTACGGCGCTGGTCGTCGCGGCGGTCAGCGTGCCGGGAGTGGGGCTCACCCGCATCTGGCTGGGGGTGCACTGGCCGACCGATGTCCTGGGCGGCTGGCTCCTCGGCGGGCTCATCGTGCTGCTCACCGTCCTGGGGCACGGTCGCGACCCGCGCGGGACGCCGTCTTGA
- a CDS encoding M56 family metallopeptidase — protein MMVPVALLLLGALTAVVAPRLLARAPWPEREPVVALWMWQCVVAGVLLCCALSMTLSAAAAWQAVRGHVFAPAPHGVVEAYALGHSGPWAAATALVLAGGAAWTVAMLTREIAQSRAERKRRRAELLVRSPLLPGEETGSDRLVVLEGERPDAWWLPGAAPQLVITTAALRRLKGRQLNAVLAHEQGHATARHDWLLHCSGALARGFPQVPVFAAFRDEMHRLVELAADDVASRRFGRLTIALALVELNEDRGVFGPCPTPQAHLPQRVNRLLTASPRLTAGRRLGLTAAYTLVPLVPLLVTFVPGLQALS, from the coding sequence ATGATGGTCCCCGTCGCCCTGCTGCTGCTAGGCGCCCTGACCGCCGTCGTCGCTCCGCGCCTGCTGGCTCGGGCACCCTGGCCGGAGCGCGAGCCCGTTGTCGCGCTGTGGATGTGGCAATGCGTCGTGGCCGGCGTACTTCTGTGCTGCGCCCTGTCGATGACGCTGAGCGCCGCCGCCGCCTGGCAGGCCGTCCGTGGCCATGTGTTCGCCCCCGCGCCGCACGGAGTGGTCGAGGCCTACGCACTCGGACATTCGGGCCCGTGGGCCGCCGCCACGGCGCTCGTACTGGCGGGAGGAGCCGCCTGGACCGTGGCGATGCTGACCAGGGAGATCGCCCAGAGCCGCGCGGAGCGCAAGCGCCGCCGCGCCGAACTGCTGGTACGTTCGCCCCTGCTGCCGGGCGAGGAGACGGGCAGTGACCGCCTCGTGGTCCTTGAGGGCGAACGCCCTGATGCCTGGTGGCTCCCCGGGGCCGCGCCGCAACTGGTCATCACCACGGCCGCGTTGCGTCGGCTGAAAGGCCGCCAGCTCAACGCCGTTCTGGCGCACGAGCAGGGCCATGCCACCGCACGGCACGACTGGTTGCTCCACTGTTCCGGTGCGTTGGCCAGGGGCTTCCCGCAGGTACCGGTCTTCGCCGCGTTCAGGGACGAGATGCACCGGCTGGTGGAACTGGCCGCCGACGATGTCGCCTCCCGGCGTTTCGGACGGCTCACCATAGCCCTGGCACTGGTGGAACTGAACGAGGACCGCGGGGTGTTCGGCCCCTGCCCCACACCACAAGCACATCTCCCCCAGCGCGTGAACCGGCTGCTCACCGCCTCGCCCAGGCTGACCGCGGGACGCAGACTGGGGCTCACGGCGGCCTACACGCTGGTGCCGCTCGTACCGCTGCTCGTCACCTTCGTCCCCGGTCTCCAAGCCCTGAGCTGA
- a CDS encoding DUF5134 domain-containing protein codes for MHGPAAPAWLLVALCASTGAYCLLRMRSRVEEQRRSAGGEALMGFGMAAMAVPAAVLSPPSWTWTVCAAVFGAAGLRALWSARRGGTGHLHHLVGAFAMVHMALAMAAMPAGAMAHHGHDGGGGQAVTGGAAATGLLLVYYAAYVLRAGVQLIPAPAAPVVSGPRVTFAGLGGTGTPWGDRTEVARACRLSMGIGMFAMLLVM; via the coding sequence GTGCACGGACCTGCGGCTCCTGCCTGGCTGCTCGTCGCGCTGTGCGCGAGCACCGGGGCGTACTGCCTGCTGCGGATGCGCAGTCGGGTCGAGGAACAGCGCCGCTCCGCGGGGGGCGAGGCGCTGATGGGGTTCGGGATGGCGGCGATGGCCGTGCCCGCGGCGGTGCTCTCACCGCCTTCTTGGACCTGGACGGTCTGCGCGGCGGTCTTCGGGGCCGCGGGACTGCGCGCCCTGTGGTCCGCCCGCCGGGGCGGCACGGGGCACCTGCACCACCTCGTCGGCGCCTTCGCCATGGTGCACATGGCGCTGGCCATGGCGGCGATGCCCGCCGGGGCCATGGCCCACCACGGGCACGACGGTGGCGGGGGCCAGGCGGTCACCGGAGGCGCCGCGGCGACCGGACTGCTGCTCGTCTATTACGCGGCGTACGTACTGAGGGCGGGCGTCCAGCTGATACCCGCCCCCGCGGCCCCCGTCGTCAGTGGGCCGCGGGTCACGTTCGCGGGCTTGGGCGGCACCGGCACGCCGTGGGGGGACAGAACCGAGGTGGCGCGCGCGTGCCGACTGTCGATGGGCATCGGGATGTTCGCGATGCTGCTCGTCATGTGA
- a CDS encoding sugar phosphate isomerase/epimerase family protein gives MLRELTLSAQTLRAVPFGTRVTAAVEAGFTGLGLSVEQYRDAIEAGWTDRRMLGLLTKHGLRVTEVELLTGWAEDPGHGTGDDAEVHRVARTFRPQRVHATVFQEHPLAALTEGFAEVCRTAAGYGARAALEFMPYAGVTSVQEAWRVVGGAGEPNGGLLVDAWHWTRSGAAATDLDGIPADRVAAVQLADTLRKPLRDPGYEARHHRLLPGEGSGDVTGMLRTLWAHGVRAPLAVEVVSDLLDAQNPQLTARQAYRSSLSAMESAHLVP, from the coding sequence GTGCTCCGCGAACTGACACTCAGCGCCCAGACTCTCCGCGCGGTCCCGTTCGGCACCAGGGTCACGGCGGCTGTCGAGGCCGGCTTCACCGGCCTCGGACTCTCCGTGGAGCAGTACCGAGACGCCATCGAAGCGGGCTGGACCGACCGGCGCATGCTGGGGCTGCTGACCAAGCACGGCCTGCGCGTCACCGAGGTCGAATTGCTGACCGGGTGGGCCGAGGACCCAGGGCACGGCACGGGCGACGACGCCGAGGTCCACAGGGTCGCGCGGACCTTCCGGCCCCAGCGCGTGCACGCGACCGTCTTCCAGGAACACCCGTTGGCGGCTCTTACCGAGGGGTTCGCCGAGGTCTGCCGGACCGCCGCGGGTTACGGAGCACGCGCGGCCCTGGAATTCATGCCGTACGCCGGTGTCACCAGCGTCCAGGAGGCCTGGCGGGTGGTGGGAGGCGCGGGCGAGCCGAACGGCGGGCTCCTCGTGGACGCCTGGCACTGGACGCGCTCCGGCGCCGCCGCGACCGACCTGGACGGCATCCCGGCCGACCGGGTCGCCGCCGTCCAACTCGCCGACACCCTCAGGAAGCCGCTGCGCGACCCCGGCTACGAGGCCCGCCACCACCGGCTGCTGCCCGGCGAGGGCTCCGGCGACGTGACCGGCATGCTGAGGACGCTGTGGGCGCACGGGGTGCGCGCGCCCCTCGCGGTGGAGGTGGTCTCCGATCTGCTCGACGCCCAGAATCCGCAGCTCACCGCTCGCCAGGCGTACCGCTCCTCACTGAGCGCCATGGAGTCGGCACACCTCGTTCCCTGA